The Phocoena phocoena chromosome 4, mPhoPho1.1, whole genome shotgun sequence genome contains a region encoding:
- the KCNJ15 gene encoding ATP-sensitive inward rectifier potassium channel 15 produces the protein MERINISMASATLVKHTAGAGLKASRPRVMSKSGHSNVRIDKVDGIYLLYLQDLWTTVIDMKWRYKLTLFAATFVMTWFLFGVIYYAIAFIHGDLEPREHTSNHTPCIMKVDSLTGAFLFSLESQTTIGYGVRSITEECPHAIFLLVAQLVITTLIEIFITGTFLAKIARPKKRAETIKFSHCAVITKQNGKLCLVIQVANMRKSLLIQCQLSGKLLQTHVTKEGERILLNQATVKFHVDSSSESPFLILPMTFYHVLDETSPLRDLTPQNLKQKEFELVVLLNATVESTSAVCQSRTSYIPEEIYWGFEFVPVVSLSKTGKYVADFSQFEQIRKSPDCTFYCTDSEKQKLEEKYRQEDQRERELRTLLLQQSNV, from the coding sequence ATGGAACGGATTAACATCAGTATGGCCAGTGCTACCCTGGTGAAGCACACGGCTGGAGCTGGCCTCAAGGCCAGCAGACCCCGAGTCATGTCCAAGAGTGGGCACAGCAACGTGAGAATCGACAAAGTGGATGGCATATACTTGCTCTACCTCCAAGACTTGTGGACCACTGTCATCGACATGAAGTGGAGATACAAGCTCACCCTGTTTGCTGCCACGTTCGTGATGACCTGGTTCCTTTTTGGTGTGATCTACTATGCCATTGCCTTCATTCATGGGGACTTAGAACCCAGGGAGCACACTTCAAATCACACCCCCTGCATCATGAAGGTGGACTCCCTCACGGGGGCATTTCTCTTTTCCCTGGAATCCCAGACAACCATCGGCTATGGAGTCCGTTCCATCACGGAGGAATGCCCTCATGCCATCTTCCTCTTGGTGGCTCAGCTGGTCATCACCACCTTGATTGAGATCTTCATCACGGGCACCTTCCTGGCCAAAATTGCGAGACCCAAAAAGCGGGCAGAGACCATCAAGTTCAGCCACTGTGCTGTCATCACCAAGCAGAACGGGAAGCTGTGCTTGGTGATCCAGGTGGCCAACATGAGGAAGAGTCTCCTGATTCAGTGCCAGCTCTCGGGAAAGCTCCTCCAGACccatgtcaccaaggagggggaGCGAATCCTCCTCAACCAGGCCACCGTCAAATTCCATGTGGACTCCTCTTCCGAGAGCCCCTTCCTCATCTTGCCCATGACATTCTACCACGTGCTGGATGAGACGAGCCCCCTGAGAGATCTCACCCCCCAAAACCTTAAGCAGAAGGAGTTTGAGCTGGTGGTTCTCCTGAACGCCACGGTGGAGTCCACCAGCGCTGTCTGCCAGAGCCGCACCTCTTACATCCCAGAGGAGATCTACTGGGGTTTTGAGTTTGTGCCTGTGGTTTCTCTCTCAAAAACCGGCAAGTACGTGGCTGATTTCAGTCAGTTCGAACAGATCCGGAAGAGCCCAGATT